From Mobula hypostoma chromosome 3, sMobHyp1.1, whole genome shotgun sequence:
tgaattcagaagaatgaaagggaatcTTATTAGAATATCTATAATTATTAAAGGGATGGACAAGACTGAGGCAGGAAAGTGgttttcactggtaggtgagaatagaactagtggacatagcctcaagagtCAGGGGAATACATGTAGTGCTGAgaggaggagaaactgcttttcccagagagcagtagacctgtggaatttgctgccagggAAGCAATAGAGGATTCCTCACTGTATATATTTAAGACATAGTTTTTGCATAAGGGTTATGGGTGGATAGAGCTGAGTCCATGCccagatcagccacaatcttGTTGAATCATGAAGGAGGCTTGACATGCCAGATGGCCGACTACTATTTCTCATGTTATGTAAAATCCAAtcaaaaggagagaaaaatgcaaactgtatCATTCTGCTGCAATACCTAATTTCCCCACTAGATGGAGATGCTAAACTATAGAACAGTCCAACTAAACTATCCCACTAGTAGAATTGCAAGATCACAGAAGCAGTATTGAGTTGCTGATCTTGTAGCAATGGTTGAAGTACTATTAAAGGAGAATTGCAGGGGTTCAGCTGAGAATCACTTTTGAACACTGCCCTGTGATATTTTTTGAATGTGTGGATCCCAGATAAAAAAAAAGAGGATCAGGCTCAACCGTAATAATCAAATCCTTATCCCTACCACTCCCATGTGCTTAACTAGACTGCTGGCACTCCCTGTTAAACAATGTCTACTTTAGCATAGTGCCTGAAATGATGATAGCTGTAGAAATGGCAGTTCTGCAAGGTGTCAATTCTTCAGAAGAGAGAAGAGTAAATCTAAAGGATAAGGCAAAAAAAAGAGTTCAAATCTGAACAGGTTTTAAACACAACCCATAATTTCTTAGACATTTTACAATATCCCTCTGGCAAAGGACACTAATGAAATCATGAAATTCTCATTTCACATTATATCAGACCTACTGAGTAGTCATATCAGTTAATAAATTGCCACTGATTATATtctccatgcacaaagccattttGCCCGTTAAATAGTTGCAACATGTGACATGTCCATTCACAAATAGCATTGTAATTGTGaaaaattcaatttatttttctaAAATTGTTTTTGAGGAATGCAAAATTCCCCAATATACTAAAGGGGATAAGTTGAGTTATAACATTCAAACGTGAGAAATTGGAGGTGGGCCACATGACAGCTTGCCCCATCatccaataaaataaaaaaaaatctgatcttTGCCTCCCTGGCTACATGCAGCATAAATATCAGTATAGACTATATAGATAAAATATCTGTGTCTGTTCTGCAACTTCTATGTAATTCTATACTGTTTTGCTCTATAGGGTATGAGGTAGTCGGAAAGAAATTTTTAGTCACTTTACACAAATCACATCATAATTTCAATTAAGAATATCTTTGTGGATCTGCATTTAATCCACCTCACTACAACCTCATCAATAAAGTTTTCCAGGTTCAATAAGCTATTATTTGTGCAATACAAAAAGTTACCTGAAAAGATCCAGTTAGTTTGTATGACTGGATTCTTGGCAGAGGTGTCACAGCTTGTGGGTAACTTCCAGTGCAAAGGGATATATCCATTTTTTCTACAGACTCCATACTCATCATGGACTTTACAGATAAATCACATTCATATATTGGACTACAATAACTTCGGAATAGAACATTAGGCTTCTTTTGGTTTGAAGCCAGAGGTTTGACCAGGAATAAAGGGCAGGTTTCTGCTGAATGGTTGCTGCACTTGTTATTGTCACCAACTATACGCTGATGCTTTGGTGCACTGTGAGGCAGTGTTTTATGCAGGATGCAAGACTGGGGAGAAACACGGTCCTTAGCTGTGGCCCCTTCAAATAAGGAATCTTTTGTGCTTATGTCTAATGTTTTCTCATGAAGTACTTCTGAGAAAGATTCATCTTGAGCAGAAGATGCTGAATACAAACTTAATCTTCTCTGTAGATTCTTATCATTGTCATCAGTCTGAAAACTGCAATTAAGGTCATCTTTACAATCTTTCTTTTCACATTGCTCATCTAGCTCAGTCATCAAGTTTTTGGCTAGGGAAGTGACAGATGCAATATCAGATGTTCTTTCAAGGTTACCACCATTCCCTTCAAAGCACTCATTATCCACAATGGGGCTTTTGCAGTTACGTATTTCAGAGTCTAATCCCAGTGCATCTATTTCCCTGGTTAAACCTGTGTGAGCAATTGGTTGGAATTCTGGAATTTCATATCCACGTTCATATTCTGAATTTGTCTTCTTTCTCCGGGTACCAACTGAAAATGGGCTATGATCTACCTGATCAAATGTCCTCTTTGACCTGTTTTGCTTATCACCGATTTCCTCATGGAATTCACTCCCATAACAGTCTTGAGAAGTAGTTGATGAAATATCCATCAGGCACCCTTGGGGAGGTAAACTTTCAGATGGAACAGTCCCTTCTGATGTCGTTACTTGGCAAAGGCCTTGCCCAAAATTCACTGAGCTTTCCATTACTTCGCTTCCCCAAGCAGGCGAAGAGCTGTGAGTACGAAGTCTGTTGGGTGAGGCTTTGATCATTTCAGCTGTGGGTGAGGTAACCTTTTCTTCTTCCTTTGCCACACTTTTGTAAAGGCATTTTTTGACAACACCCTTTACTGCATTGTTCAAAGGAGTAGCCCGAATCTCTCCATCTAGCCTCCTTCCTGGACTGTTTTCATTTTCAACCAGAGAGACAGTCATATCCAAACTGCCTTTATGATGGATATCATCCTTCTGAAATGAGCTACCTATAACAGATGTTCCATTATCTGTAATCACTCCCGAACCAGGCTCTCCAACTTCTGCTCCCTGCAAAGATCACAACAAAGTTAAAACTATACAATGAAAAAAAGCATATCAATCCATCTGCTTCAAATAACCGAACTAGTTAATTCTGACAATCAGAAACAGTTGCTTCTTACTCAATATACTTTAGGAGGAAATCTGTCTAATTTCTTTTCCAGTTAATTCAGCCCACTCAGAGGCTGACCCTATGGACTTCGCCTATTGTGTCAGATTTCAGCAAAACTTTTCATAACTGCCTTCAAAACATCCACTTACTTCATCATTAAGACTGATCCAGCAATAAACCGCATTTAGTATACCCTTGATTGCCCATGCCACCTAATTAACAATAATAACTTATTTGTAGAGTACTTTTCATACAGACGATATAGTTCAAAGAGGTTTGCAATCAGATAAAGTACAAACATGAAGATAAAAGATAAAAAGATGTCACTTAAAAAccaggttaaataaataggtttaagCTGGTGATAATTCGTGTTTGAATTATCGTCTACCACCTTCTGTCCTCACCCCAAATATCTTGCCCTATTTCTTCCCAACTCTCCTGATCCTCTCTCAACTTGTTGTCCACAACACCCACCTTCTGTTTGTTCTCTTTGC
This genomic window contains:
- the mastl gene encoding serine/threonine-protein kinase greatwall isoform X3, with the translated sequence MLISNQGHIKLTDFGLSRVTLNREINMMDILNTPSMINPKLDYYRTPGQILSLISSLGFNTPMGGKTKDASSLMSPMVCSNASVSFGSLCSPLPQNAEGCKRGLAIKGADSSSCSPSLPVKYLTPDFAQLNTKVGASSTSSQSRLFPSSTESGCLRSPLWEKELQGAEVGEPGSGVITDNGTSVIGSSFQKDDIHHKGSLDMTVSLVENENSPGRRLDGEIRATPLNNAVKGVVKKCLYKSVAKEEEKVTSPTAEMIKASPNRLRTHSSSPAWGSEVMESSVNFGQGLCQVTTSEGTVPSESLPPQGCLMDISSTTSQDCYGSEFHEEIGDKQNRSKRTFDQVDHSPFSVGTRRKKTNSEYERGYEIPEFQPIAHTGLTREIDALGLDSEIRNCKSPIVDNECFEGNGGNLERTSDIASVTSLAKNLMTELDEQCEKKDCKDDLNCSFQTDDNDKNLQRRLSLYSASSAQDESFSEVLHEKTLDISTKDSLFEGATAKDRVSPQSCILHKTLPHSAPKHQRIVGDNNKCSNHSAETCPLFLVKPLASNQKKPNVLFRSYCSPIYECDLSVKSMMSMESVEKMDISLCTGSYPQAVTPLPRIQSYKLTGSFQTPLPAIMQTPYRTPKSVRRGAAPAPAEWDRILGTPDYLAPELLLRMPHGPAVDWWALGVCLYEFLTGIPPFNDETPQQVFQNILNRDIPWPEGEEQLSKDSQNAIEILLTIECFKRPGLKELKKHPLFHNVDWDNLQNCTMPFVPQPDDETDTTYFEARNNAQHLTVSGFSL